In Acidicapsa acidisoli, the genomic window GACAGGTATTCAGGTGGCATTGGCGAGCCATATCGCAACCTAATGCGACCAGCACCGAAGTTCCGAAGGCGAACTCGTCCGCGCCGAGGAGAGCGGCGATCAGGATATCGCGAGCCGTGCGCAAACCGCCATCGGTCCGGAGACGGACGCGCCCGCGCAGGCCGTTATGAATCAGCACCTGCTGCGCCTCCGCCAGACCCAGTTCCCACGGATCGCCAGCGTACTTGATGCTCGAAAGCGCCGAAGCTCCTGTACCTCCTGTGTGCCCAGCGATCACAATGTAATCGGCATACGCCTTGGCCACGCCGGCGGCAACTGTGCCCACGCCACATTCGGAAACCAGCTTGACCCCCACGGCTGCGCGCGGGTTGACGCGCTTCAGGTCGTAGATGAGTTGCGCGAGATCTTCGATCGAATAGATATCGTGGTGCGGCGGCGGGCTGATGAGCTGCATCCCAGGCTGAGCGTGACGCAGGCGCGCGATCAACTCCGTGACCTTGTGGCCGGGGAGCTGGCCGCCCTCGCCGGGCTTGGCTCCCTGAGCGATTTTGATCTCGATCTCCTCGGCGTGAACGAGATATTCGGCGGTTACTCCGAAACGTGCGCTGGCGACTTGTTTGATCTTGTTGTTCAGCAAAGAAGGAGCGCCGTCCACTGGAGGGTAAACCGAAGGGTCTTCGCCGCCCTCGCCGGTGTTGGAGCGGCCTCCGAGCAGGTTCATAGCCTGCGTAATCGTCTGGTGTGCCTCCGGTGACAACGAACCAAAACTCATAGCCGAGGCGATGAAGTTCTTGCAGATGCTGCCAGGAGCTTCGACCGTTTCGAGGGCGAGTTCCGATCCGGCGGGGCGGATTTCCAACAAATCACGCAGGTAAGCCGGATGCTCCTCACTGGCCTGGGTGGTAAAGGCCGACCATGGCGTAAGCGCCAGAGCGGCACCCTGTTTGGTAGAACCCATGGCAGCCTGAAGGGCGCGGACGGTCTGGGGTTGCCAGGCATGCACTTCCGCCTCATCTGCCTTGCGGAAGCGAACAAAACCGTAGTCGGGCAGGTCTTTCACCGCCGCTGGAGCAATGGCTGCGACAAGCGAACCACCATCTTCAGCGGCTTCGGAAGCTTCGCGCGATTCCGAAGGCGAAGATTGTTCCCGCCACGACTGGCGAATCAGCTTCTCGATATCCTCGAATCCGATTCCGGAGAGCGGCGATGGCGTTCCGACAAAGCACTTGTCGATGATCTCGTCGGACAGGCCGATGGCGTCAAAGAGGTGAGCGCCGCGATAACTGTCCACGACACTGATCCCCATCTTGGACATGATCTTCGCCAAGCCGAGTTCCAGCGCATGAATGGTGTTCGCTTCGCCTTGTTCCGGAGTGAGCGCGCGCGCCGTTTCGAGGGCCAGCCATGGACAGACCGCTCCAGCGCCCATGCCAAGCAGCACAGCCAGATGATGAATATCGCGGCAATCACCTGCTTCGACGGCAATGCCGACCTCGGCGCGTACGCCCGCGGAGATAAGAGCGCGGTGCACTGCGCCAACCGCCATTGCCATCGGAATCGGCATGGCGGACGAAGACGCGGATCGGTCGCTGAGTAGCAGAACCTTGGCGTGATCCGCGGTAAGGTCCACGGCGCGGCGCCTCATCCGGTCGAGAGCAGCTTCGAGAGACTCGTCGTGAGAGAAGACGCAATCGATGACTTCGAGCGGCAGATCCTGCGCCAGCGGATGGTCCTTGTATTTAAGCGCCTGCATCTGCGCCAGCGAGAGCACGGGAGAACGCAGGGAAAGACCCGGCAACGGCTCGCGCGGCTCGAACAGATGAGGCCAGGGACCGAGACGCGTATGCATCTGGATTACCACCGCTTCGCGCAGAGGGTCGATGGGAGGATTGGTGACCTGCGCAAAGCGCTGGCGGAAAAATGCGTACACGGGGCGCGGAGCGCGGGCCAGCGGCGCAAGCGGCGTGTCGTCCCCCATGGACCAGACGGCCTCTTTGCCCTCGGTGGCCATGGGCGCAAGGATCATGCGCACCTCTTCGCGGGTGTACCCGAAGCGGTGCTGCAGCCGGTTCAGTTCGACTGGATCTAGAGCTTCCGTGGTTTCTTCGACAACAACCAGCGGAGTATCGCGCTGTATCAGGTCCTGGTAACGGTTGTTCTGATCGAAGCGGGTGAGAAGTTCTTCGTTTTCAAGGAACTCGTGGGTTTCGAGATCGACGAGGATCATCTGGCCCGGACCGAGGCGTCCAGAGTGAATGACGCGCTCAGGGTCCATATCGACAAGACCGGCTTCCGAGCCGGCTACGACGAGGCCGTCTTCATCGACGGCAAAGCGACAGGGGCGCAGGCCGTTGCGATCCAGAATGGCTCCGACCTGGCGGCCGTCCGCGAAGGAAAGCGCAGCGGGACCATCCCAGGGTTCAACGCAGTCGCCCGTGTATTGCAAAAAGGAGGATGTATTGCCGTGGTTGGCGGGCGGCACAAGCATACGCAGAGCCTCGGCGACGGTGCGGCCATTCTGCGCGAGTAGTTCAACGACTTCGTCCAGCGACGAAGAGTCCGAGCCGCCGATGGTCAGGACCGGGTGCAGGTCAAGAGGCAAAGTGTCAGCGCGGGCCTCCATGCGGGAGCGATTGCCCCAAATCGTGTTGATCTCACCGTTGTGGGCGAGGGTGCGGCAGGGCTGAGCGCGATCCCAGCTTGGCAGTACGTTGGTGGCGTAGCGTTGATGAAAGACGGCGAAGGGCGTCAGGAAGCCCGGGTCCGCTAGATCCGGATAGAACTCGGGCAGGAGCCGACCGGCACAAAGCGCCTTGTAGACAATGGTCGTCGACGAAATAGACACGACGTAACCGGGGAGGGCGGAGCGCTCAAACTGCTTGCGGGCGAGATACAAACGGCGGTCGAAGTCCGCAGCATCCTCTGACGTAACAAGAACGTGCCATATATCCGGCAACGTGGAGGCGGCGATCGAGCCTAAAATCTGCGGACAAATCGGCACGGGACGCCAGGCCAAAAGCGCGATCTGCTGGGCTGCGAGCGCCGATTCGAGTTCTGTACGCGAGGCCAGGGACTCGCCTTCGAGAAAAACGACAGCGACGCCGAGAGGCTTGTCGTGATCGAGTTCGATTCCGAGCGGCAGGAGAAGCAGATCGCGCGGGATTGCAGTCATGACGCCGACCCCGTCGCTCGACTTGCCGTCCGCGGCGACGGCTCCGCGGTGTTCGAGCCGGGCCAAAGCCGTCAAGGCGTGTTCCAGAATTGCGTGCGAGGGCTCACCGGAAAGTTGAGCCACGAATCCCACGCCGCAGGAATCCTGGTCAAAACGGGAGTCAAGAAGGTTCGGAAAAGAATCCAACTGACGCGCGAGATTCAATTCCTGAGACGGATTGCTACGGTTATCGGAATGAAGGCGGAGGCGATCCATACGTAACTATACGACCTCTTGAAACGAGAAATCTACTTAGGAAATTGACAAAGACGCAAAGCATCTGCAAAAGACACCACCGCGCCGAAGTGACCCGAAGGCCGACAGGGAGTAAATTCAAAATGCCGTTAAGATTTTGCGAAACCGCTTTGCATATTTATACAAACTACCGTATATTTATGCAAGCGCGGTCCTCGAAATGGGGCCGCGCTTTCGATTTGCCGGTCCAAAGCGGCTGGCTTCAGGGAAGTCGATCGCGAAATGAAGCAGGAACGTCACAATGCGATTCGGGAGTTAGTCGGCAACTCTCTCATCCAGAGCCAGGACGATCTGCGGCGCAAGCTGCGACGCCGGGGCTTTGCCGTCACACAGGCGACACTTTCCCGCGACATGCATGAGATGCATCTATTCAAAGGGCCTGCGGGGTATCGTCTTTCAAATGGAAATGGGAACGGCGAAGTTAGCGCGGTGGCGGAGGAAGAAAACGATGGACCTCCCAGCGTTGCGAATGTAATGGAAACATTTGGATTGCGCTGCCGGCAGGCGATGAATCAAGTGGTGATTGGTACAGTGATGGGAGGGGCGCAACCGGTAGCGGCCGCCCTGGATAACGAGTTGTGGCCGGAAGTAGTTGGCACCATTGCGGGAGACGACACTGTGTTGGTGATTTGCCCGGACTTGCGCCGGGCAGCGGAAGTCCACGCAAGATTGCGAAAGATACTGGAAGGGTAAAGCGGTTGAAATGAGCAAAGCGGTACATACGGCAGTTGTCGGCGTGACGGGATATGCGGGAGCAGAGTTAGCCCGGTTGCTGGTGCGGCATCCCAGACTTAAGGGCGCCATGCCGGTATTTGCGGGACGTGTCGATGAACAGGATCAGGCACGCGGCGGAATCCCGCTTGGAGAAATTCATCCGCAGTTAATGGATAGCTATGAGACTGGATCGCTACGGGTGCAGCCGTTTTCCTGGGAACTGCTGGAGGATCTGGGAGTTGAGGTTGTATTCCTGGCGACTCCGCACGAGCTTTCGCGGGAAGTGGCTCCGGAGGCGCGCAAACGCGGTTTCCGGGTGATCGATCTGAGCGGAGCCTGGCGGCTTGAAGAAGCTGCGAATCGATCTGTCTACAAGTTTGAGGATGAGGGTTCGACAACGGCGTTGCATACGCAATTGGAGGCGGTTTACGGAATGCCGGAGCTGCACCGGGCGGAGATTCGCGGAGCTGGATTGGTGGCGAATCCGGGATGTTACGCAACTTCGGTGATTCTGGCGCTGAAACCGCTTCTGGAGGCGGGATTGGTCGATTTGAACCATGGCATTGTCTGCGATTCAAAGAGTGGCGTCAGTGGCGCGGGCAAGGCACCGTCCGCAAAGACTCACTTTATGTATGCCGCGGATAATTTGTCTGCTTACGGGGTGTTTACCCATCGTCATACCGGCGAGTTACTGGAGCAGTTGGGCGTAGATGCGGAGGCTTTGACCTTTACGCCGCATCTGTTGCCGATTCCCAGGGGCATTCTTTCGACGATCTATGTGCGGTTTGTTGAATCGCAGACAAATGATGCGATCGAGAAATGCTACCGGGATTTCTATCACGGAAGTCCGCTTGTTCGGCTCTTTGGAACGACATTGCCGCAGATTCAGTATTCCGTTCGTACCAACTACGCGGACATTGGCTTCAACATTGCGAAAGACGGGCGTCGGGCGGTGATTGTGAGTTGCCTGGACAACCTGCTCAAGGGCGCTGCAGGGCAGGCGGTGCAGAATCTCAATGTAATGCAGGGCTGGGGCGAGGCGGAGGGTCTGGAATGAAGTATGTCATCAAGCTCGGTGGAGCGGGCCTCGAAAACCCAACGCTTTTGCAGGGATGCGTACGCGCGATTGCGAACCTGGTGCAGGATGGCAACCAGGTGGCGGTGGTGCATGGCGGGGGAATTCAACTTACCAAGACTCTTGCTCAGCTAGGCAAGAAGAGCGAATTCATCAACGGACTGCGAGTTACAGATGCCGAGACGCGCGACACGGCGTTGATGGTCTTTGCAGGTCGCGTGAACAAAGGGCTGGTGGCGGCGCTGGGTTCCGTTGGGCAGCCTGCGATTGGGCTTTCGGGCGGCGACGGGCTGATGTTTCGCGCACGCAAGAAGCGCACGGAACCGGATCTTGGATACGTAGGCGAGATTGCCGCGAGCGATCCTCGGTGGATTGAGGCTATCTGGCAGTTGCAGGGCGTGCCGGTGATTTCCTCCATGGCGCTGGGCTTTGACGGCGAGTACTACAACATCAATGCCGATGAGATGGCCGCGGCTTGCGCCACAGCTTGCCGCGCGGACGCATTAGTATTTCTGACCGATGTGCCTGGGGTGCGCGGAGCCAGCGGCGAAGTGATGCGTTGGTTGAGCATCGACCAGATTGCCGAGATGGCGAAGAGCGCCGTGATCTCCGGTGGAATGCTGCCGAAGCTGAGTGCTTGCCGTGAGGCGCTGTTGCATGGGGTGAAGCGAGTGCGCATTTTGCCGGCGGAAGCTGCTCAAGTCCTGCCTGATTTGTGTACGTCACGAGTTGCCGAAGGAACGGAAGTGATGGTGGCTTAGCGGCCTCCTGAGGAGAGGAATTAGATATGAAGCTGGATACGATTCGCGCTGCCGAGGCGCGACTTTTACTTTCGACCTACGAACGTAATCCCCTGCTCTTTGAACGCGGCGAGGGTGTTCATCTAATTGACGAAAATGGAGCACGCTATCTGGACCTGTTGAGCGGCATTGGCGTAAATGCGCTGGGATATGGCCATCCTGCGATTGAGGAAGCGGTTGCACGCCAGAGCCGTGCGCTGATCCATACGTCGAATCTCTATTTTCATGAGGGACAGGCGGAGCTTGCGCTGCGGCTAACGGAGCGGACCGGAATGGATCGCGTTTTCTTCGCGAATACTGGCACCGAGGCATGGGAAGCAGCGATGAAACTGGCTCGGGCTCATGCCGGGCTGTTGCGCTCGGAAGGCAAGACGATCGGGACGAAGTTTCTGGCGCTGGAACATAGTTTTCATGGGCGTACTTTTGGATCGGTTTCGACGACTCACAAGGCTAAGTATCGTGAACCATTTGGACCGGTCGTGCCGGGCGTGGAGTTTGTTCGCTTCAACCATGTAGCGGACCTGCGGGCGAAATTCTCGAATGAGGTTTGCGCGGTTCTGATGGAGTCAATTCAGGGTGAGGGCGGGATTCGGCCTCTGACGCAGGAATTCTTTAACGCCGCACGCGAATTGACGGCGTCGACTGGCGCACTGCTCATCGTGGACGAAATCCAGGCGGGAATGGGGCGTACTGGCAAGTGGTGCGGGTATCAGCACTACGGGATTCGCCCGGATATTACTACGCTGGCAAAGCCTCTCGCAGGCGGCATCCCGCTCGGCGCGACGCTCTGCACTGAAGAGGTTGCGCGAGCAATTCATCCCGGCATGCATGGGACAACTTTTGGTGGAGGACCGCTGGCTTGCGCAGTTGCCATTGCGGTAATCGACACGATCGAGCGCGAAGGGTTGCTGGAGCATGTGATCGAGGTGGGTGACTACTTTCAGGAACAACTGAAAGGGCTTGCCAACAAACACGGCGCGATTGTCGACGTGCGCGGCAAGGGACTTATGCTTGCGGCTGAGCTGGATTCGGCGGATCTCGCGAAGTTAGTGGTGAAAGAAATGCTGCAACGGAAGATTCTCATCAACTGCACCAGCGACACGGTGCTTCGCTTCCTGCCGCCTTTCATTCTTCAGAAAGAACATGTGGACCAGGCCATCGCGGCTCTGGATGAGATTCTCAAGGAGCACGCCAGCAGCATTGCTGTGGGCGAGGCGGCCGATCACGTGGGAGGACAGGTCCGTGGCTAGCAAGGCATTTGTGGAGCGGCAGATGGCCGCCATTCCCGTAGAGCAGGATCAGGACATACTGACGGCCGCAGCGCGACTCGCGGGCGAAGACATGTGCTCGATCAACGATCTTTCCAGCGCCGAAGTCAGGGCGATTTTGAAGCTTGGCCATGATGTGAAGCGCAATCCGCGCGAGTACAGGCACGCGCTGGACGCGAAGCAGATGGTGCTGATGTTTGAGAAGGCCAGTCTGCGCACGCGGTTGAGCTTTGAGACAGGCATCAACACGATGGGCGGCAATGCCATCTTCGTGGATCAGACAAACTCTCCGCTCGGTGAGCGCGAGTCGATTGCGGACGTGGCGCGCAATGTGGAGCGCTGGGTGGATGTGATCGTGTTGCGGACGTATGCGCATGACACGATCACCGAGATGGCGGCGCACTCGCGCGTGCCGGTGGTTAACGCGCTCTCGGACTTTGAGCATCCGTGCCAGGCGCTGGCGGATTTTATGACCCTTGAGGAGCATTTCGGCACGGTTCGCGGCATGAACTTCACCTACGTTGGCGACGGGAACAACGTCTGCCATTCGTTGATGCTTACGGGCGCGCAACTGGGGGCGAACGTGACCGTCGCCACGCCACGCGGATACTCGCCGGATATCGAG contains:
- the gltB gene encoding glutamate synthase large subunit; translated protein: MDRLRLHSDNRSNPSQELNLARQLDSFPNLLDSRFDQDSCGVGFVAQLSGEPSHAILEHALTALARLEHRGAVAADGKSSDGVGVMTAIPRDLLLLPLGIELDHDKPLGVAVVFLEGESLASRTELESALAAQQIALLAWRPVPICPQILGSIAASTLPDIWHVLVTSEDAADFDRRLYLARKQFERSALPGYVVSISSTTIVYKALCAGRLLPEFYPDLADPGFLTPFAVFHQRYATNVLPSWDRAQPCRTLAHNGEINTIWGNRSRMEARADTLPLDLHPVLTIGGSDSSSLDEVVELLAQNGRTVAEALRMLVPPANHGNTSSFLQYTGDCVEPWDGPAALSFADGRQVGAILDRNGLRPCRFAVDEDGLVVAGSEAGLVDMDPERVIHSGRLGPGQMILVDLETHEFLENEELLTRFDQNNRYQDLIQRDTPLVVVEETTEALDPVELNRLQHRFGYTREEVRMILAPMATEGKEAVWSMGDDTPLAPLARAPRPVYAFFRQRFAQVTNPPIDPLREAVVIQMHTRLGPWPHLFEPREPLPGLSLRSPVLSLAQMQALKYKDHPLAQDLPLEVIDCVFSHDESLEAALDRMRRRAVDLTADHAKVLLLSDRSASSSAMPIPMAMAVGAVHRALISAGVRAEVGIAVEAGDCRDIHHLAVLLGMGAGAVCPWLALETARALTPEQGEANTIHALELGLAKIMSKMGISVVDSYRGAHLFDAIGLSDEIIDKCFVGTPSPLSGIGFEDIEKLIRQSWREQSSPSESREASEAAEDGGSLVAAIAPAAVKDLPDYGFVRFRKADEAEVHAWQPQTVRALQAAMGSTKQGAALALTPWSAFTTQASEEHPAYLRDLLEIRPAGSELALETVEAPGSICKNFIASAMSFGSLSPEAHQTITQAMNLLGGRSNTGEGGEDPSVYPPVDGAPSLLNNKIKQVASARFGVTAEYLVHAEEIEIKIAQGAKPGEGGQLPGHKVTELIARLRHAQPGMQLISPPPHHDIYSIEDLAQLIYDLKRVNPRAAVGVKLVSECGVGTVAAGVAKAYADYIVIAGHTGGTGASALSSIKYAGDPWELGLAEAQQVLIHNGLRGRVRLRTDGGLRTARDILIAALLGADEFAFGTSVLVALGCDMARQCHLNTCPTGIATQKPELRAKFRGKPEHVVRFFEELARELQQLLASLGLPSLAAATGRTDLLEQVRYDGNLNLAPVLAASEVAKMTDGATRWEGKRNDRPEEHPALDDAWVEPAFAAYKSNQPFSVTTTITNENRTVGARLAGQIAQFHTNNPTASGSSLQFEMKGVAGQSFGAFAVSGMTLKLEGLANDFVGKGLCGGELILRGEGRAARESTKHVILGNVALYGATSGSLYAAGRAGERFAVRNSGALAIVEGVGDHGCEYMTGGLVVVLGDAGINFGAGMTGGLAWVYDDKAAFIEKGLYHKEFLVAERFDDLDHTAQKSIYELVELHVAKTSSSCGVVLLTQWEKLAKNLIRLTPKG
- a CDS encoding arginine repressor — encoded protein: MKQERHNAIRELVGNSLIQSQDDLRRKLRRRGFAVTQATLSRDMHEMHLFKGPAGYRLSNGNGNGEVSAVAEEENDGPPSVANVMETFGLRCRQAMNQVVIGTVMGGAQPVAAALDNELWPEVVGTIAGDDTVLVICPDLRRAAEVHARLRKILEG
- the argC gene encoding N-acetyl-gamma-glutamyl-phosphate reductase — encoded protein: MSKAVHTAVVGVTGYAGAELARLLVRHPRLKGAMPVFAGRVDEQDQARGGIPLGEIHPQLMDSYETGSLRVQPFSWELLEDLGVEVVFLATPHELSREVAPEARKRGFRVIDLSGAWRLEEAANRSVYKFEDEGSTTALHTQLEAVYGMPELHRAEIRGAGLVANPGCYATSVILALKPLLEAGLVDLNHGIVCDSKSGVSGAGKAPSAKTHFMYAADNLSAYGVFTHRHTGELLEQLGVDAEALTFTPHLLPIPRGILSTIYVRFVESQTNDAIEKCYRDFYHGSPLVRLFGTTLPQIQYSVRTNYADIGFNIAKDGRRAVIVSCLDNLLKGAAGQAVQNLNVMQGWGEAEGLE
- the argB gene encoding acetylglutamate kinase; its protein translation is MKYVIKLGGAGLENPTLLQGCVRAIANLVQDGNQVAVVHGGGIQLTKTLAQLGKKSEFINGLRVTDAETRDTALMVFAGRVNKGLVAALGSVGQPAIGLSGGDGLMFRARKKRTEPDLGYVGEIAASDPRWIEAIWQLQGVPVISSMALGFDGEYYNINADEMAAACATACRADALVFLTDVPGVRGASGEVMRWLSIDQIAEMAKSAVISGGMLPKLSACREALLHGVKRVRILPAEAAQVLPDLCTSRVAEGTEVMVA
- a CDS encoding aspartate aminotransferase family protein → MKLDTIRAAEARLLLSTYERNPLLFERGEGVHLIDENGARYLDLLSGIGVNALGYGHPAIEEAVARQSRALIHTSNLYFHEGQAELALRLTERTGMDRVFFANTGTEAWEAAMKLARAHAGLLRSEGKTIGTKFLALEHSFHGRTFGSVSTTHKAKYREPFGPVVPGVEFVRFNHVADLRAKFSNEVCAVLMESIQGEGGIRPLTQEFFNAARELTASTGALLIVDEIQAGMGRTGKWCGYQHYGIRPDITTLAKPLAGGIPLGATLCTEEVARAIHPGMHGTTFGGGPLACAVAIAVIDTIEREGLLEHVIEVGDYFQEQLKGLANKHGAIVDVRGKGLMLAAELDSADLAKLVVKEMLQRKILINCTSDTVLRFLPPFILQKEHVDQAIAALDEILKEHASSIAVGEAADHVGGQVRG
- the argF gene encoding ornithine carbamoyltransferase; amino-acid sequence: MAAIPVEQDQDILTAAARLAGEDMCSINDLSSAEVRAILKLGHDVKRNPREYRHALDAKQMVLMFEKASLRTRLSFETGINTMGGNAIFVDQTNSPLGERESIADVARNVERWVDVIVLRTYAHDTITEMAAHSRVPVVNALSDFEHPCQALADFMTLEEHFGTVRGMNFTYVGDGNNVCHSLMLTGAQLGANVTVATPRGYSPDIEIVTLAREKAEANGCEIRLTQDPQAGAENADAVYTDVCVSMGFEHESTKRAPIFRPFQVNEALMSRAAGHAVFMHCLPARRNAEVTDAVLDGPQSIVFDQAENRMHAQKALLLLLLGGLSNTASFTQNA